AAAATGATCTCCATTGGCATGTGTTCAATCACCAGACCATGATGTTCGTGGTGAACCTTGCTGCGGTGCTTTCTGGAAAGGAAGTGGACGTACTCGAGTCTATCAATGGCTTTAAGGCCTCGTCCGAACACGCCTTGGTGGTCCGGCTGACTAACTCAGAAAAGGGTGCCGAAATTCGCGCTAACTTTTTTACATTAAAGAATACACTTCGTAGCACGGTTTACGATACCGCAATGGAGCTTCTGGACGGCAGCATAACCCACGGGCTGACCAAGGATCACGCTGGTAAGCTTTTTGAGGTTTCAGAAGGCAAGATGCGCTGGGTACAGCATCCTAATGAGCTAGTTGTCATGGGACTTGATCACGATGACTACACCTATGTCGAGGTGACCGATAGCGAAGCTCGCCTACTGGTGAAGCCTCCCTGTAGCCGTACTGAAGCAATCTCGAGCCGGCTTGAGGTATATCGGAATAAGAAAGGCATTGAGTTGTCTCCTGGGGCCGCTCCCCTTCTCATGAAAGAAGTATTCGATGTGCTGTATGCAGACAGGTTTGATCATTTTTCAAACGATGACAGGCATTATTTTGATGCTGCTCCTATAGAAATCGACGTTGTTCTTGGAGAGTCTTTGATACATGAGGTAATGGAGAAGGGTATATATTACTACTTTGTATCGAGTCATGTCATTGAGCATATTCCTGATTTTATTCAACATTTTATTTCTATTCGGGATGTGCTTGTCGATGGTGGAAAAATTGTAATGTATGTTCCTGACAAGAGATATACTTTCGACACCCTTCGCCCCGTTACTACTGTTGAAGATATTGAGTGTGCACACGCTGAGAAGTTGCGCATACCTAGCCGTGAGATGGCAATTGATTGTTACCATCTTTCCGACTTCGACGTGACTGCGGAAGGACTGTGGACTGGTACCTGCACTGCGAAACCGTGCCTTTCTCTGGAAGAAGCGCAGAATCTTGTTGATCAGAAGGGCCTGGAAAACATTGACTGCCATTGTCACACGTTTACGCCGGAAAGCATTCGTCTCTTACTGGACCACGTGATCGCCCACTATGTCAACGAGTTGCGTGTCGTAGAGATAACTGAGACTCCGCATTTCATGAATGAGTTCATAATAGAGCTTGAATTAGGTAAGAATTAGGGCCGACGGCCTCCCGATGTGCTATAGCTTGGATACAGATGTAGTCGGCAGCCTGAGATAAACAAAGAGAGTAGATTATGTGTGGTTATGGTGGATGTGTTTGGAAAAACGGAATAACGCCCTCATATGCCGAGAATATGACGTCCAAAATGGGAAAACAGTTGCAGCACCGTGGCCCCGATGATGTTGGGACGGTGATAGGAGCTGGGTTCTCCGTAGTCCACAGACGCCTAGCTATCATCGATATTGCCAGCGGCCAACAGCCAATGTTTTCTGACGATCGGCAGGTCGGCATTGCCTATAATGGTGAAATCTACAATTATCAGGAATTGCGGATAAAGCTCGAAGCAAAAGGATTTACCTTCAAAACCAATAGCGACACCGAGGTGTTTCTTGCGTTGTTTTTGTCCGACGGATATGACTCGTTTGACCAGCTGAATGGTATGTTCACCGCGTTTATCTGGGACTTTCGCGCTGGTTCGGAAGGAGAATTTCATCTCGTACGCGACCATTTGGGTGTGAAACCACTTTATGTCTATGAAGACGATGAAAAGATATTGTTCAGCAGCGAGCTTAGAGCTATTATCAATGCAGAACGCGTTGATCTTGAGCCAAACGTTGAAGGGCTTGCTTCGTATTTTACCTATCGCTACTGTCATGCTCCGTACACTCTTTATAGGAATATTCGCCGAGTTGAGGCTGGGACTTTTCTGAGAATTCGCCATGGCAAGGTAAGCAACTGGTGTTATTGGGATATCCCGGCATCAATGGAAACGGATATTTCAGTCCAGGAAGCCGCATCGGAACTTAGGCAGCTTTTGAAGGATTCCGTGCAAGGCCAGCTCATGTCCGAAGTCCCGGTGGGGTGTTTTCTCAGCGGAGGTCTTGACTCAAGTGCTGTTGCCGTACTTTGTTCCGAACTTGGTGCCAAGCTACTTTCGTTCAATATCGGCTTTCCTGATCTCAATGAATTCGAATTCTCTAACCGTGTTGCGGAAAAGTACGAACTGCCGCACCTGACGATTGAAACGACACCAGCCGAGATTGCTGAAAGGTTTGAACGGGTTGTCAGCGCAATGGACGATCCAATAGCCGACCCGGCCTGCTTCCCGCTGCACATCCTGTGCGACTACGTCAAGCAGCATGTAACGGTTGTCCTGTCTGGAGAGGGAAGCGACGAGATGTTGGGGGGCTATCCGCAGTATAAGCGAACACTTGACCGTATTCCCGATTCGTCGGGCACTCTTTTTGATCATTTCAGGGAATACAGTTGGTATTTCAACCGTCGTGTTTTGCCTCTGTCGGAATCTGTTGCTCCTTATTCATTGTGGGGTCACAAGAAGTATTTTACAGAACGCCCCGTGCTGGAAGGGATGCTCACCTATGATATGAAGACATGGTTCCCCGAGAATCTGATGGCAAAGGCTGACAAGATTCTCATGTCCCAGTCCCTTGAAGGACGCTTCCCCTTCGTTTCCAAGAAAATTGTTGAATTTATGGGACGTCTTCCTGAGGAATGTAAGATCAATAACAATGGTGAGAAGTACATACTAAGGAAGGCGTTTGAAAAGGATCTCCCCAAGTCCGTGCTGACTCGCCCTAAAATGGGCTTTTCAGTTCCCGTGTCGGACATGGTTACAGAAATGAAGGACACGGTGTATGATCTGTTGAACACTAGCAGGAGAGGGCGTTTCGAGAATGTTCTTGACCACAATGTGCTGGAGCAAACATTTAATGATCATTATTCTGGCAAATATACTGATCCGCTATGGGTTTGGACATGTCTTGTTTTGTTGCAATGGGTGGAGAGCAATTAGGCGTAAGGTGATCATGAAGCCCATTTTCTCAATTGATGAACAGTGAATAAACGAATTGGATAGTAGTATCCCATCCAAGCATCGGGCACGGCAAGAAGGTGCGCTTATATTGGAAACGACACATATGAAAGTAGTCATAAGAAGAATAATTTTGTCCATCATCGGTTGGATCCCTAAGAAGTATATCCGGATGTGCTTTGGTGGTGCTATTGCTAATGTCTTGATAGATGATTCCAAGCTGCTTCAGTTGACTAAGGATAGATTTTATGGGTGTTACCAGGCAGTCAACACACACCCCATGACTTATTCCAAAGATGACAGCAATATTGTTGACTCGGCTTCCATCCTCTATCAATCATTTCAAAGATTAGATGGAGAAAAAGTAGTCCTATTGGCTCACTGGGATCCCATTGGCATTGTAGATGACTATGTCCTTTATTACGCAGCGTCCTTCAAGGAGATGGGGTTTACCGTTTTCTTGTGCTCGGCCCATAACGTTAAGTTAACCAGCCAAATCAAGGATACTTTTGATTGCGTTTTATGGCGAAAGTGTGACGGGTACGATTTTACGAGCTGGAAGGCTGCTTTTGATTTGCTTCCAACGCTTTATTTAGCTTCTCAGATAACAATTACCAACGACAGTATTTTTGCTCCCTTGCACCCGCTTAATGATGTTTACAGTGAAATGCGCAAAGGGGGGTCAGATTTTTGGGGGCTCAGTTTTAGCGAAGAGCGGTGCGTCCCACATATCCAAAGTTATTTTGTAGTTTTTAACGAGAATGTCGTTAAAAGTCAGTTCTTCAAGCTTTTTTGGGACAAGATAGATACCCAAGCGGATAAGCAAAAGGTCATCGCTCAGAATGAACTGTTCCTTACCCAATGGTTGACAGGTTGCGGATTTACCGCTGGCGCATATGTTCCACACACTTTTTTCAATAACCCAATGATTCTCGGCCCGATTTATCTGTATTGGAAAGAGTTGATTCGAGACTATAACTTCCCCGCAGTAAAACGGCATATTTTTCTGAACCAACTGTGGTGGATTGATACAGCAGGCTGGCGTGAAGAATTGCAGAAAACAGGCTATCCGGCAAATTTTATCGAGTCATACCTTCACAGACGGGAGAAGCCTTCTGACTAAAACGATCACTGCCGAAAACGCATCCCTGGTTTCTATTGGCCGTAACGTTTTTCCTTGATTCAGGGGCAATTCGAATGTGAGTTTAGAAGTAATGGGATGGACCCGCCCCTTGATAAGCTCTTTGGCTTTTCATCGGGGTCAGCCTAAGCTGCCACCAAGCTTGTACATGACGTACAAGCTCAAACGTAAGGAAGCGGGTCCAATGAAAGATATTACCACCATCGGCATTGATCTGGCAAAAAACGTTTTTCAACTTCACGGGATAGACAACAAAGGCAATGTCGTTTTGAAGAAACGGCTCAATCGACGTAATGTCCTATCATTTTTGGTGAATATGGAACCGTGCCTCATTGGTATAGAGGCTTGTTGTGGTTCTCATTTTTGGGCTCGTGAATTGAAGAAGTTAGGTCACGAGGTTCGCCAAATGCCACCGCAATACGTAAAACCCTACGTCAAAACCAACAAAACCGATGCAAATGACGCTGAAGCGGTTTGCGAAGCTGTGACCAGGCCCAACATGCGGTTTGTTCCAACAAAAAGTGAAGAGCAGCTTAACCTTCAAGCTCTGCATCGCATCAGAGAACGTTTGATCAGAAATAGGACAAGTCTAACCAATCAAATCAGAGGGCTATTATTGGAAGCTGGAATTTCAGTGCCGCAAGGGGTGGCCAAGTTACGCAATGTCTTGCCTGAGATCTTTGAAGATTTATCCAATAGGCTGACATTGATTGAACGAGACTATCTCTCTGATCTATATACAGAATTAGTCGATTTGGATGGCAAAGTTCTCAAATATGAAAATCAACTGCAAATCTTATGTGGCCAATCTGCTGAATGCCAAAAGTTACTGACAATACCTGGCATTGGATTGTTGACAGCAATCGCCTTGGTTTCTGCTATCGGAGACGCTCATGCCTTCAAAAATGGTAGACAACTGGCAGCGTGGGTAGGTCTGACTCCTCGCCAACATTCTTCAGGAGGGAAAGATCGGCTGATGGGTATTAGCAAAAGAGGTAACAGTTACCTCAGGAAGCTACTTGTCCATGGGGCCAGAAGCGTAGTCTATCGATGTCGAAATAAAGATGACTGTCGCAGTAGATGGCTTGCAGAGATTGAAGATCGGCGAGGAATAATGAAAGCAACTGTGGCTCAAGCAAATAAGGCTGCACGGATTGTCTGGGCTGTCCTGACAAAGGATGAAAAATATCGTCAGGCAGCATAGCCAAAGAATGAACTTCTAAGAAGATGCCCAAGAGATAGCTGACGGCAAACAGGTCAGACAGGCTTCCGAAAAACCTGTTGGACCCACTGGTTGAACAAACCGAAGAAGTGATGAGGATTGGAAGCGCGGATTCCCATCAAGGCCAGAGCGACAAATTGCTCATAAACAGGCCGAATATATGACTGCATCTGATTCTTGTTTGTCTGAAAAAATCTCTTGCCATCGGGGCGGGTCCATCCCATTACTTCTACTTTACAGAGAATTCAATTCTGTGTAAGCGTTCTGTTGATAATGAAACTGATTTTCAACTTCACAAAAAGCAAGAACGTGAGGCTTGAGTCGGGGTGTGGTTGAGGGAAGCGTCGGTTGGAGTCTTTTTATGTGGTGGGTGTGGGAGTGAATATGGGAATGAGAAGCTTGATTGGAGCGATAATGCTGGCGGTGACGCCGGTTGTTGCCTGTGGGGCGGCGTCGCCCGAAACCGTGCATGAGGCCATGACCAACGCGGTCAGAGTCGAGGCCAAGGCGCAGGAAGAATATGTCCGGTGGACTGACACCAAAAGCGAAATGGCTGATGACATTCGGGATATGAAGGCTATGGATGACTGGCTGAAATTTCAATCCGACAAGTACACGAAATACATCGCGAAACAACGCGCAGTCATTGCCGAATTGGAACGTCGGAAGGAAGAGGCCAAGCGGATTTGCATGGAACTTGAACCGTTTCTCGAAACCGTGGTTGGTTCGTTGGATGAATTTGTTGCCAATGATCTTCCCTTCTTGCCTGAAGAAAGGCAACAGCGTTTGCGTTTTTTGCACTCGTCGTTGGACGATTATCGATTGAGCCTTGGAGAAAAGTTACGCCGCGTTTTCGAGGCGTTGCTGATTGAGATGGAGTATGGGCGGAACGTTTCCACAACGAGTCGCGAACTGATGCTCGATGGTACCCCCACACAGGTTTCCATTTTCAGACTTGGCCGGACCGCGTTGTTTTATCAGGCCATCGACGGGTCTGTCGCCGGTGTCTGGAATACGGCCTCTCAATCCTGGGAGCCGCTTGAGCAGGACTTTGCCCGAACATTACGACGCGCGCGGGACATGGCCGAACGGAAACGCGCTGTTCAGCTTCTTGAGTTACCCATGGGAGTCGCCCGATGAAATCGTTTATAATGACCTGTGTCACACTGATCCTTGTTGCCTCTCCTGTTTTTGCGCAAGAATGGCAGCAGGTGGCACAACAAGTGACCGCTGTTGCTGGGCAGGCGCAGGAAAATGCGCGTGAGACCCGGGCGATTATTAAACGTGAACGCGTAGAGATTTCCAAAGAAAAAAATAGTTTGAAACACGCTATCGCCAGCAAACAGAAAACGTTTGATGCGCTCAAGATTCAATATGAGGATTTGCTGGAGCGTGAAAAAACCTTGAATGAAGAGCTCGCGAGTCAGGCTCATGAATTGAAAACTATTGATGGAACCATTCGCACGGCGGCAAAGCAGGCCCGCGATGCTTTTCATGAGAGTCTGACCACACCGGAGTTTCCCGAGCGTGAAACCGTGCTTGCCGAAGTGCTTCAGCCAGAGAAATTTCCCGGTCTCAAGGGGATTCAGTCGTTATTGCAACTCTATCTTGGTGAGCTTCAGGCCTCGGGGGCCGTGGTGCGCCGCGAGGGGAATTTCATCGGCGCGGATGGCACGGATATAACCGGCGTTCTTGTGCGTATTGGAACCTTTACCATGGCGTATCGGTTGCCGGATGGATCGCTTGGGTTTCTGCGTCCAGAGAGCGATGGCCGTCGTTTGGTCGCTGTCCAGGGCGATCTTGGCTGGAAGATTTCTGGAGTGATGAATGACTATTTTGACGGTGAGAGCGATGTTTTTCCCGTGGATATTTCCAACGGCGCGGCCTTGGCTCGATTGGCGCAGGAACAGAAGGGCGTGTACGAATGGTTGAGTGCCGGAGGGTTGCTTGTCTGGCTGATCATTCTGGTTGGGATGATTGCTCTGGTGCTGGTTGGTGAGCGGTTTTATTCGTTGAGTCGTATTCGGGGCAATTCTGATCGTAACATGGCTGTTATTTTGAAAATGGTGAATTCCGGACAGTGGAATGAATGCCTGCAATTTTGTCGAGAACAGTCGCATTACCCGACGTGTCGTATCATCGGCCACACCTTGAAGTATGTGGGGAATACGCGTGAGATCATCGAGAACGCATTTCAGGAGGGGCTACTCAAGGAACTGCCCATGCTGGAACGGTTTCTGCCCACCTTGAACGTGTTGGCCGCTGTGGCCCCCCTGCTTGGATTGCTTGGGACCGTGACCGGCATGATCAATACCTTTCAGATTATTACCGTGTACGGTACCGGCGATCCGCGCATGATGTCCGGAGGCATTTCCGAAGCCCTTGTCACTACGCAACTCGGTTTGGCCGTGGCCGTTCCCATCATGATTTTGCATCATATCCTTGAGCGGCGAGTGGATCGAATCATTGGTGACATGGAGGAGAAGGGAACCGGTTTTGCCGTGGCTCTGATGAAACTCGGCAAGATCAAGACGCGGGAGGAGTTCGATGCAGCTGCCTAATCTCATGGAGCGTATGGCCGAGTATTTTCAGGCCGGTGGTGATATCATGCTGCCGTTGTTCATGTTGTCCCTGATCATGTGGACGCTGGCACTGGTCAAGGGACTGCGTTTTTTGCGGGAACGCCGCCGTGAACATTCGCCTGAGCACAGCCTCAATCTGTTTCAGGGAGAGAGCAGCGTGTGCAAGGCGGGGCTGGCTCAATGGCAATGGGATATACTGACCCAGTACATGGAGCAGCGATGTGACGACCCCGAATTGAACCGGGAAATGCTGGATGTCATTCGTATGCGTCAGGAAATCAAGGCCATGCGGTATATTGGCACTATTCTGCTGCTGGCGGCCGTGGCTCCGTTGCTCGGGTTGCTTGGGACCGTGACCGGCATGATTACCACCTTTGATGTCATTTCCGAATTCGGGACAGGAAACGCCCGTGCCTTGGCATCGGGCATTTCCGAGGCTCTGATAACCACGCAGAGCGGATTGGTCGTGGCTGTTCCCGGCCTGTTGCTCGGTGGATTCCTGTTCCAGCGTGCCAGCAAGCTCAAAGGGCGCATGGAACTTTTTTGCATCGGGTTGCAGGAGCAAACACAAGGCACGGTGGGGTAGGCGATGAAAAGTATCCGATTTGCACGCGGTGCCCGATCCCGTCGAAGCGAGATCAATATGACGCCGCTGATCGACATGGTGTTTATCCTCTTGATTTTCTTTATCGTGACCACGAGTTTTGTGCGAGAATCCGGTGTTGATGTACAGCGTCCGTCAGCTCAGTCCGCAGAGACCAAGGAAAAGGCGAATGTCCTGCTGGGGTTGACCAGTGAAGGACAGATCTTTGTTGAAGGTAGGCCGCTTGATATTCGATCCGTGCGTGCCTACATGGAGCGATTTCTTGCAGAGACACCGGACGGGTCCGTGGTGATCGTGGCTGACACGAAAAGCATGACCGGCAATGCGGTTCAGGTGTTGGATCAATGCCGGTTGGCCGGAGTCAAGAATATCAGCCTTGCGGCCAGGAAGCAGTGATGATTCAACCTCGTCGAGGAGCCGGAGAATTCATGGCCTCGTGTCTGGGGGCATTGCTTATTGCCGGCCTGATGTATGTGGGGGTGCTGATGTTGAACGACGCGCCGATTCCCGAGGGAACGCAGATGGTCGAAGGGGCCATTCGTTTGGCCCAGCCGCAGCGTGACAAGCCTGTGCAGGAATTGCAGCGCAAGCAGCTCGACACGGTTGATCCGCCTAAACAACTGCCCAGACAGTTCACGAGCCGTGCGAAAAAACGGCCAACCAAGCCCGTCCTGTCGGCGAGAACACCTGCTTTTTCGGCGGATATGCACCCCGGTCTGACCGGTGGAATCGCCATGCCGTCAGGGAATTTCGGGTCCATCGGATTTTCCATGGATGAGGTGGACGATATCCCGCAGGTGGTGCGGAGCATCCCGCCTGTGTATCCTTATGCGGCCAAGCGGAACAGGGTGGAGGGCAAGGTTGTTGTTCGCCTGCTCGTCACGGCCAAGGGAACACCGGAGCATCTGTCCATTGAATCCTCAACTCCGGAGGGCGTGTTTGACAAGGCTGCTGTAAATGCGGCGAAACGGTGGCGTTTTCAACCGGGCAAATACAAGGGCGAAGCCGTGGACACGTGGGTGTTGCTTCCCTTTATTTTCGAGCTGACCCAATGAATATGAAATATATTTTTCCCTTTTTCATGGTTGTTCTGATGCTGACAGGCTTTGCTCATGCCGAAGACCGGCTTCCTCCCATGGCGCGGCAAACTTTGCATACGGCGCAGATTCATATGGATAATGAACGATTTGACGAGGTCGTGTCGGTTTTACGGACATACATGGCCTCGACAGATGAAATCATTCCGGCCCCGGTGTACATCATGTTGGGTGGGGCGCATTACAGAAACGGGCACGCCCGGGAGGCGTACACGGCCTTCATTGAAGGCCAGGCCGTGTGGCCGCGTCATGAAATGCTGGTTCGTAATTGTGCCGTGCTTTGCTACGAGCTGGACCGATTCAAGGACGCGGGCAAGTTTTTTGAAAAAGCGTATGCCCTGACCGATCCGCTTGAGCCGTTATTGTTGTTTCAGGCTGGCTCGGCGTATTATGGAGGCGAGGATTTTAGTGCATCTTCATTGGTCATGGATCGATTGATGGCTCCCTCTCAACAGCCCAAAAAGGAGTGGGTACGTCTCGCGATTCATGCCCATCTTCAGGCGGGGCATCCGCACAAGGCCGAGAAAATGTTGCACCGGTTCCTTGCTGAGAATCCTGACGAGGGACCGTATTGGGAATTGCTCGCCAAGCTCCATCTTGATCGGGAAGAATATGAAGAGGCCGCCGGTGCGCTGGAGATATGCTATCGGCTTCGCGACCCCTCACAGCGAGAGCTTGAACGGTTGGCCTCTCTTTATCATTATTCCAACGCGCCACTCATGGCCGCAGCCACGCTCCGTCGTGCGTATTGTGGTACAACCGAGACACCTCAGTTTGAAAAAATAGCCTTTCTTTGTGCCTCGGCAGGTCGTCTGGATGATGCGGTGCAGACGATTGCTCGCTGTCCCTATTCCGTTGAACGAGCGGAAAAGCAGGGTCGGTTCTTGTATCAGGGCCGTCGTTTTGACGACGCAACAACGGTGTTTCAAGACGTGCTGCATCACGAGAGCAAGGCCGGGGAGAGTCGATTCTTTCTCGCCATGTGTGCTTGGGAACGACGCGATTGGAAGGGTGTCAAAGAACATTTGTCCAGATTGCGCGGGAATCCGGCGTTTGCCAATCGTCTCAAGGGACCGCTCCAGATCATTGAAGATATGGAAACTGTTCGTGCTGAATTGCGTGAATAGGCAGAGAGTCTCGCTCGTTCATGAAAAAGCCCTGATTCATGGTGAATCAGGGCTTTTCTTGTGGGGTGGAGGACTTTTCCCCGACGTGTTTGGACTTCGCTGAGAATGGCTGGTTCAAAACGTCAACGCTCTACTTATGGGCTTGTGCATACTTGATACAATCTATTGTTATATATTTATTACCTAAGGGGTATGTTTTCATTGTATTGACATTCATTTATCGATCGCATAGTAGTTGTTTTGATGGATATAGTATATCCTTCATGTTGTATTTTATTGTATACTGCTTGGGTTTTGAATGGTCAGTATTTTATGGTTTGAACAATCTGTATCAATTCACCAAATCAAGGAGAAGGTTATGAAACGATTGTGGACTGTGTTTATTGTACTCGCCCTCACATGTTGTTGTGCTGCTGTTGCTTTCGCAGAGGAAGATCTTCGTGCGAACGAGAAAGCGTTTCATCAGGAAATCTCGAAGCTGGTGCCTGCCGACAAAGTCGTGACCATTGAACAGTTCAAGGGTATTCATGAAGAAATCCTGGCCGGAAAACGGAAGGCCTATATCATCGATTGCCGGACCCATCCTGAATTCTATGCTTTCCATATTGAAGGTTCAGACCATATTCACGCCGGTCACATGTACACCATTCCCAAGAAGATTAAAGATCCTAACGCCGAAATATACTGCCTGTGCCGGACCAACCACCGCAGCTTCTATGTTGGTGGTTTTCTGTATAAATACGGCTATACCAATGTGCATGTCGTCGATGGCGGCCTTGTTGGTTGGGTCAAGGCCGGTAATCCTGTGGTGAATCAGTTTGCCGGAAAATTCGTGGTCATCGAGTACCACAAGAACTTTGACGAAGCTGGCAAGTACCGCGTGCGTGAGTTCCACCCGTACTAAGTCGGTGAGATGTGACATGGCGCATGGTGAAACACTGTGCGCCCAAGAAACCATGTGTGATTGAAAAAAGCATATTCACGAGATTTGACGGTTTTTGAT
This window of the Pseudodesulfovibrio sp. JC047 genome carries:
- a CDS encoding methyltransferase domain-containing protein, with translation MIDTRNKFGTKYCVGNGVEIGAGVCPTEVHQSSTVVYVDKQSPEGLRQYFGVDQVVEAQSIQSIANQEFDFVIANHVLEHCSNVIKELLKWIKLLRSGGTLFITLPNRHLTNDNMRLLTPPTHFILDYLYGASDSDFESREHIGSFLWSWNDVGGLQGMTKTDAATAVQAAMHADENDLHWHVFNHQTMMFVVNLAAVLSGKEVDVLESINGFKASSEHALVVRLTNSEKGAEIRANFFTLKNTLRSTVYDTAMELLDGSITHGLTKDHAGKLFEVSEGKMRWVQHPNELVVMGLDHDDYTYVEVTDSEARLLVKPPCSRTEAISSRLEVYRNKKGIELSPGAAPLLMKEVFDVLYADRFDHFSNDDRHYFDAAPIEIDVVLGESLIHEVMEKGIYYYFVSSHVIEHIPDFIQHFISIRDVLVDGGKIVMYVPDKRYTFDTLRPVTTVEDIECAHAEKLRIPSREMAIDCYHLSDFDVTAEGLWTGTCTAKPCLSLEEAQNLVDQKGLENIDCHCHTFTPESIRLLLDHVIAHYVNELRVVEITETPHFMNEFIIELELGKN
- a CDS encoding biopolymer transporter ExbD codes for the protein MKSIRFARGARSRRSEINMTPLIDMVFILLIFFIVTTSFVRESGVDVQRPSAQSAETKEKANVLLGLTSEGQIFVEGRPLDIRSVRAYMERFLAETPDGSVVIVADTKSMTGNAVQVLDQCRLAGVKNISLAARKQ
- a CDS encoding MotA/TolQ/ExbB proton channel family protein, with protein sequence MQLPNLMERMAEYFQAGGDIMLPLFMLSLIMWTLALVKGLRFLRERRREHSPEHSLNLFQGESSVCKAGLAQWQWDILTQYMEQRCDDPELNREMLDVIRMRQEIKAMRYIGTILLLAAVAPLLGLLGTVTGMITTFDVISEFGTGNARALASGISEALITTQSGLVVAVPGLLLGGFLFQRASKLKGRMELFCIGLQEQTQGTVG
- a CDS encoding IS110 family transposase, which gives rise to MKDITTIGIDLAKNVFQLHGIDNKGNVVLKKRLNRRNVLSFLVNMEPCLIGIEACCGSHFWARELKKLGHEVRQMPPQYVKPYVKTNKTDANDAEAVCEAVTRPNMRFVPTKSEEQLNLQALHRIRERLIRNRTSLTNQIRGLLLEAGISVPQGVAKLRNVLPEIFEDLSNRLTLIERDYLSDLYTELVDLDGKVLKYENQLQILCGQSAECQKLLTIPGIGLLTAIALVSAIGDAHAFKNGRQLAAWVGLTPRQHSSGGKDRLMGISKRGNSYLRKLLVHGARSVVYRCRNKDDCRSRWLAEIEDRRGIMKATVAQANKAARIVWAVLTKDEKYRQAA
- a CDS encoding tetratricopeptide repeat protein produces the protein MNMKYIFPFFMVVLMLTGFAHAEDRLPPMARQTLHTAQIHMDNERFDEVVSVLRTYMASTDEIIPAPVYIMLGGAHYRNGHAREAYTAFIEGQAVWPRHEMLVRNCAVLCYELDRFKDAGKFFEKAYALTDPLEPLLLFQAGSAYYGGEDFSASSLVMDRLMAPSQQPKKEWVRLAIHAHLQAGHPHKAEKMLHRFLAENPDEGPYWELLAKLHLDREEYEEAAGALEICYRLRDPSQRELERLASLYHYSNAPLMAAATLRRAYCGTTETPQFEKIAFLCASAGRLDDAVQTIARCPYSVERAEKQGRFLYQGRRFDDATTVFQDVLHHESKAGESRFFLAMCAWERRDWKGVKEHLSRLRGNPAFANRLKGPLQIIEDMETVRAELRE
- a CDS encoding DUF3450 domain-containing protein; translation: MGMRSLIGAIMLAVTPVVACGAASPETVHEAMTNAVRVEAKAQEEYVRWTDTKSEMADDIRDMKAMDDWLKFQSDKYTKYIAKQRAVIAELERRKEEAKRICMELEPFLETVVGSLDEFVANDLPFLPEERQQRLRFLHSSLDDYRLSLGEKLRRVFEALLIEMEYGRNVSTTSRELMLDGTPTQVSIFRLGRTALFYQAIDGSVAGVWNTASQSWEPLEQDFARTLRRARDMAERKRAVQLLELPMGVAR
- a CDS encoding energy transducer TonB, whose amino-acid sequence is MIQPRRGAGEFMASCLGALLIAGLMYVGVLMLNDAPIPEGTQMVEGAIRLAQPQRDKPVQELQRKQLDTVDPPKQLPRQFTSRAKKRPTKPVLSARTPAFSADMHPGLTGGIAMPSGNFGSIGFSMDEVDDIPQVVRSIPPVYPYAAKRNRVEGKVVVRLLVTAKGTPEHLSIESSTPEGVFDKAAVNAAKRWRFQPGKYKGEAVDTWVLLPFIFELTQ
- the asnB gene encoding asparagine synthase (glutamine-hydrolyzing) — encoded protein: MCGYGGCVWKNGITPSYAENMTSKMGKQLQHRGPDDVGTVIGAGFSVVHRRLAIIDIASGQQPMFSDDRQVGIAYNGEIYNYQELRIKLEAKGFTFKTNSDTEVFLALFLSDGYDSFDQLNGMFTAFIWDFRAGSEGEFHLVRDHLGVKPLYVYEDDEKILFSSELRAIINAERVDLEPNVEGLASYFTYRYCHAPYTLYRNIRRVEAGTFLRIRHGKVSNWCYWDIPASMETDISVQEAASELRQLLKDSVQGQLMSEVPVGCFLSGGLDSSAVAVLCSELGAKLLSFNIGFPDLNEFEFSNRVAEKYELPHLTIETTPAEIAERFERVVSAMDDPIADPACFPLHILCDYVKQHVTVVLSGEGSDEMLGGYPQYKRTLDRIPDSSGTLFDHFREYSWYFNRRVLPLSESVAPYSLWGHKKYFTERPVLEGMLTYDMKTWFPENLMAKADKILMSQSLEGRFPFVSKKIVEFMGRLPEECKINNNGEKYILRKAFEKDLPKSVLTRPKMGFSVPVSDMVTEMKDTVYDLLNTSRRGRFENVLDHNVLEQTFNDHYSGKYTDPLWVWTCLVLLQWVESN
- a CDS encoding rhamnan synthesis F family protein, with product MKVVIRRIILSIIGWIPKKYIRMCFGGAIANVLIDDSKLLQLTKDRFYGCYQAVNTHPMTYSKDDSNIVDSASILYQSFQRLDGEKVVLLAHWDPIGIVDDYVLYYAASFKEMGFTVFLCSAHNVKLTSQIKDTFDCVLWRKCDGYDFTSWKAAFDLLPTLYLASQITITNDSIFAPLHPLNDVYSEMRKGGSDFWGLSFSEERCVPHIQSYFVVFNENVVKSQFFKLFWDKIDTQADKQKVIAQNELFLTQWLTGCGFTAGAYVPHTFFNNPMILGPIYLYWKELIRDYNFPAVKRHIFLNQLWWIDTAGWREELQKTGYPANFIESYLHRREKPSD
- a CDS encoding MotA/TolQ/ExbB proton channel family protein, coding for MKSFIMTCVTLILVASPVFAQEWQQVAQQVTAVAGQAQENARETRAIIKRERVEISKEKNSLKHAIASKQKTFDALKIQYEDLLEREKTLNEELASQAHELKTIDGTIRTAAKQARDAFHESLTTPEFPERETVLAEVLQPEKFPGLKGIQSLLQLYLGELQASGAVVRREGNFIGADGTDITGVLVRIGTFTMAYRLPDGSLGFLRPESDGRRLVAVQGDLGWKISGVMNDYFDGESDVFPVDISNGAALARLAQEQKGVYEWLSAGGLLVWLIILVGMIALVLVGERFYSLSRIRGNSDRNMAVILKMVNSGQWNECLQFCREQSHYPTCRIIGHTLKYVGNTREIIENAFQEGLLKELPMLERFLPTLNVLAAVAPLLGLLGTVTGMINTFQIITVYGTGDPRMMSGGISEALVTTQLGLAVAVPIMILHHILERRVDRIIGDMEEKGTGFAVALMKLGKIKTREEFDAAA